In the genome of Desulfovulcanus ferrireducens, the window ATTTCAGAAAATCCACTCTTCAATTGTGTAGTAATTTTAGGGTGTTAATCGTGTCAGAAAGTTGAGTTAATTTCCATGGTTTATTCTAGTCTTGGTTACGAGCTTAATTAAGTGAGAGGAATAAGATTATGCCGATTTTTATTTACAAAGCCAAGAACAGGTCAGGAAGGAGAGTCAAAGGTGACTTGGATGCGCCAAGCTTGGAAATGGCAGAGATAGCTTTGAAGCGCCGGGGATATACAGATATCAAAGTAAAACCCAAGCCCAAGGATATTCTGGAAGGTACTTTTCTTGAAGGAAAGGTTACTTCCAGGGATATGGTTGTCTTTAGCCGCCAGTTTGCGACCATGATTGATTCTGGTGTTCCTATTCTCCAGGCCTTGCAGATCATGTGCGAACAGACTGATAATGATAAGCTCAGACGAAAGCTCTATGAAGTGCGCAATGATATTGAAGCTGGTTCTTCTTTGTATGAAGCCTTGAAAAAACATAGAGATGTTTTTGATGATTTGTATGTCAATATGGTTAATGCGGGCGAAGCTGGCGGTGTTTTGGATATAGTTCTTTTGCGTCTTGCCGACTATATTGAAAAAGTTGCCAAATTAAAATCTAAGGTTAAAGGGGCTATGATTTATCCGGCCGTGGTACTGTCTGTGGCTGTGGCCGTTATAGCGGTCATCCTCATTTTTGTTATTCCAACTTTTGAGAAGATGTTTGCTGACTTTGGCGGTGCCTTGCCCCTTCCGACGCAGATTGTGATAAATATGAGCCGGTTAGTAAAAAGCAACTTTTTTTACCTATTGGGAGGAATAATTGTTTTAATTGTCGCGTTCAGGTTTTTTTACCGCTGGGAGCGGGGTAGAATTATAGTGGATACCTGGATTTTATTTGTTCCTATTATCGGGCCACTTTTACGCAAAGTTGCTGTGGCCAAGTTTAGCCGGACTTTGAGCACCATGGTTTCTAGTGGGGTCCCGATTTTGAATGCCCTGGACATAGTTTCCAAGACTTCGGGAAATAAGTGTGTAGAACTGGGAGTTAAGCAGGCCAAAAAAAGCATTGCTGAAGGACAAACCCTGGCTGAACCTCTGGATGAAACAGGAGTTTTCCCTCCTATGGTTATCCACATGATATCTATTGGAGAATCCACGGGTGCCTTAGATACCATGTTGGAAAAGGTTGCGGATTTTTATGATGACGAGGTAGATGTGGCGGTGGAGACTTTGACCTCTTTAATTGAGCCGTTTATGATTGTTTTTC includes:
- a CDS encoding type II secretion system F family protein; this encodes MPIFIYKAKNRSGRRVKGDLDAPSLEMAEIALKRRGYTDIKVKPKPKDILEGTFLEGKVTSRDMVVFSRQFATMIDSGVPILQALQIMCEQTDNDKLRRKLYEVRNDIEAGSSLYEALKKHRDVFDDLYVNMVNAGEAGGVLDIVLLRLADYIEKVAKLKSKVKGAMIYPAVVLSVAVAVIAVILIFVIPTFEKMFADFGGALPLPTQIVINMSRLVKSNFFYLLGGIIVLIVAFRFFYRWERGRIIVDTWILFVPIIGPLLRKVAVAKFSRTLSTMVSSGVPILNALDIVSKTSGNKCVELGVKQAKKSIAEGQTLAEPLDETGVFPPMVIHMISIGESTGALDTMLEKVADFYDDEVDVAVETLTSLIEPFMIVFLGLVVGGLVISMYLPIFKIAETVM